DNA from Petropleomorpha daqingensis:
CACCGGCTCGGGCACGCAGCGGCTGTACTCCTTCCGCGACATCCTCGTGCTCAAGGTCGTCAAGCGGCTGCTGGACACCGGCGTCTCCCTGCAGAACATCCGCAAGGCCGTCGACCACCTGCGCAACCGCGGGATCAAGGACCTCGCCAACGTCACGCTGTTCTCCGACGGCGCCACGGTCTACGAGTGCACCTCGGCCGAGGAGGTCGTCGACCTGCTGGCCGGCGGCCAGGGCGTGTTCGGCATCGCGGTCTCCGGGGCCCTGCGCGAGCTGTCCGGCGAGCTGGCCGAGCTGCCCGCCGAGCGCATCGACGGCGGCACGGTCAGCCCCGCCGACGACGAGCTCTCCCGCCGCCGCCGCGCCCGCGCCGCCGTCTGATCGAGGACCCCCGCCGCACCCTCCGGCGCTCGGCTGAGCGCCTCCCGCCACGGGTATCGTGCCGCCAGTGACCGACCGCGCGCTGCCGAGTCTTTCCGAGCTCGATCCGTCCGGGTCCTTCGCGGCCCGCCACATCGGCTCGCGGCCGGACGAGACGGCGGAGATGCTCGCCGTGGTCGGCTTCGACTCCCTCGACGCGCTGGTCGACGCCACCGTGCCCGAGGACGTCCGCGACCGCACGCCGCTGGCGCTGCCGCCCGCCGCCGACGAGGCCGCCGTCCTCGCCCAGCTCCGTGAACGCGCCGCGGCCAACGAGGTCTACACCTCGATGATCGGGTTGGGGTACCACGGCACCCTCACGCCGGCGGTCATCCAGCGCAACATCCTCGAGAACCCGGCCTGGTACACCGCCTACACGCCCTACCAGCCCGAGATCAGCCAGGGCCGCCTGGAGGCGCTGCTCAACTTCCAGACGATGGTCGCCGACCTCACCGGCCTGCCGGTCGCCGGGGCCTCGATGCTCGACGAGGCCACCGCCGCCGCCGAGGCGATGACCTTGGTCCGCCGGGCGGGTCGCGCGAAGGCCGACGCCGTCTTCGTCGTCGACGCCGACACCTTGCCGCAGACCCTCGCCGTCCTGGAGACCCGCGCCGATCCGCTGGGCATCCGGCTGCACGTCGCCGACCTGTCCGGCGGCTGGCCGGCCGACCTGCCCGAGGCCGGCGCGTTCGGTGTGCTGCTGTCCTACCCGGGTGCCAGCGGTGCCGTGCGCGACCACCGCGCGCTGGCCGCCGCCGCGCACGACGCCGGCGCCGCCGTCGTCGTGGCCGCCGACCTGCTGGCGCTGACCCTGCTGGAGGCACCCGGGGAGTGGGGCGCCGACGTCGCCGTCGGCACCACCCAGCGCTTCGGGGTGCCGCTCGGCTACGGCGGCCCGCACGCCGGCTACCTGTCGGTGCGGGAGAGCATGGCCCGCCAGCTGCCCGGCCGGCTGGTCGGCGTCTCGGTGGACGCCGACGGCGACGTCGCCTACCGGCTGGCGCTGCAGACCCGCGAGCAGCACATCCGCCGGGAGAAGGCGACCAGCAACATCTGCACGGCCCAGGTGCTGCTGGCGGTCATGGCCGGCGCCTACGCCGTCTACCACGGCGCCGAGGGGCTGACCGAGATCGCCGCCCGCGTGCACCGCAGCGCCCAGGCGCTGGCCGGCTGGCTGACCGACGGCGGCCTGGAGCTGGTGCACGCCGAGTACTTCGACACCCTCGCCGTCCGCGTACCCGGCCGGGCCGCCGAGGTGGTCGCGGCCGCCGCGGCGCGGCGGATCAACCTCTGGCAGGTGGACGACGACGTCGTCCAGGTGGCCTGCGACGAGACGACGACGCCGGCGGTCCTGCGCGCGGTGGCCGAGTCCTTCGGCGTGGCAGCGGGCGAACTGCCCGGCGGCGGCGCGGACGCGCTGCCGGCGCAGCTGCGCCGCACCACGCCGTTCCTCACCCACCCGGTCTTCACCGTGCACCGCTCCGAGACCGAGCTGATGCGCTACCTGCGCGCGCTGTCGGACAAGGACCTCGCGCTGGACCGCACGATGATCCCGCTGGGCTCGTGCACCATGAAGCTGAACTCGGCGGTCGAGATGGCCGCGATCACCTGGCCCGAGTTCGCGCACCTGCACCCGTTCGCCCCGGCCGAGCAGGCCCGCGGCTACCGGCAGCTGATCGACGAGCTGTGCGCCGACCTCGCCGAGATCACCGGCTACGCCGCCGTGAGCGTGCAGCCCAACGCCGGCTCGCAGGGCGAGTTCGCCGGGCTGCTGGCCATCCACCGCTACCACCGCTCGCGCGGCGACGAGCAGCGCGACGTCTGCCTGATCCCGAGCTCCGCGCACGGGACCAACGCCGCCAGCGCCGTCATGGCCGGCTTCCGGGTGGTCGTGGTGGCCTGCGACGACGCCGGCAACGTCGATCTGGGCGACCTGCGGGCCAAGATCGAGCAGCACGCCGAGCGGCTGGCCGCGATCATGCTGACCTACCCCTCGACCCACGGGGTGTTCGAGACCGAGGTGCAGGAGATCTGCGCGGCGGTGCACGACGCCGGCGGTCAGGTCTACGTCGACGGCGCGAACCTCAACGCGATGGTCGGGCTGGCCCGGCCGGGGCGCTTCGGCTCCGACGTCAGCCACCTCAACCTCCACAAGACCTTCTGCATCCCGCACGGCGGCGGCGGTCCGGGCGTCGGGCCGATCGGGGTCGCTGACCACCTCGTGCCGTTCCTGCCGGGTCACCCCCTGGCCGAGACCGGCGGCCAGGGGCCGGCCGTGTCGGGGGCACCGTGGGGGTCGGCCGGCATCCTGCCGATCTCGTGGGCCTACCTGCGGCTGATGGGTCCCGACGGCCTCAAGCAGGCGACCGAGCACGCCATCCTCACCGCCAACTACGTGGCCGCGCGGCTGCGGGAGCACTTCCCGGTGCTCTACACCGGCGCCACCGGGCTGGTGGCGCACGAGTGCATCCTCGACATCCGCCCGCTGACCAAGGCGACCGGCATCACCAACGACGACATCGCCAAGCGGCTGATCGACTTCGGTTTCCACGCGCCGACGATGAGCTTCCCGGTGGCCGGGACGCTGATGGTCGAGCCGACCGAGAGCGAGGACAAGGGCGAGATCGACCGCTTCGTCGAGGCGATGGCGACCATCCGCGCCGAGATCGAGAAGGTCGCGACGGGGGAGTACGACCGCGGCGACAACCCGCTGCGCAACGCGCCGCACACGCTGGCCATGGTGGCGGGGGAGTGGGAGCGGCCCTATCCGCGGTCGGTCGCGGTGCACCCCGTGCCAGGGCTGGTCGGCCGGTCCTACCTCAGCCCGGTGCGGCGGATCGACCAGGCGTACGGCGACCGGCACCTGGTCTGCGCCTGCCCGTCACCGGAGGCGTTCGCCGAACCCGACCCCGCCGAGGTCGCGGCCGATCTCGACGGGGGCCGTACGCCGTCCCGCGCCGAGAGCGCGCCGGACGACCGGGGGACGACGGAGGACGTCGTCCGCGTCTGAATCAGGCGAGTACGGGGGCCTGCCAGGTGTGGTGGTCCGGTACCGACCGCCCGTCGGGCAGCAGCTCACCGTCGTCGTCGAACAGGACGACGCCGTTGCACAGGAGCCGCCAGCCCTGCTCGGGGTGGCTCACCAGCACCACCGCGAGGTCGCGGTTCTCGCTGTCGGCGTCAGGGCACGGGATGAGGTGGGAGCACATGGTTCTCTCCTGGGACGGGTTCGACTGACGGTCAGCCGATATCACGTACTGTGATCGGCCCCTCACGGGGTCTGCTGAAGTGTGCCCCCGATCACACTTCTCTGTCAGGTAGCCGATTCCCAATCGTCACCCGACAGGGTGGGCAGGTCTCGCCATGGTGGACCGCCCGAACCGGGGCGCACCATGCCCGGTGACTGCGTCCTCCACACGCATCCACTGCGGGCCTTCTGGATCCGGAATTCCGCAGGGCGGCGATGAGTCCGCGACCGCGCGCCGGTCTGACTGCCATGACCACCACGATCGGCGAGATCGACCCCCGGTACGGCGACGCGTCGGCCACCGCGCCGCCGTGGTCGCAGATCGAGCGCCGGCTGACCGACGCGCAGCTCTACTGGATCGTCACCGTCCGCGCGGACGGTCGTCCGCACGCGGTCCCCCTCGTGGGGGGTGTGGCACGGCGGGGCCTTCGCCTTCTGCACCGGCGCCGAGGAGCAGAAGCACCGCAACCTCGAGGGGAACCCGCACGTGGCCGTGACGACGGGCACCACCGGCGCCGGCGGGTGGACAGCGGCACCGAGGTCGTGGTCGAGGGGACCGCGGTCCGGGTCACCGACCACCCGGCCCTGCAGGAGCTGGCCGACGCGTGGGCGGCCAAGTACGGCGACGACTGGCGCTTCGAGGTCCGGGGCGAGGAGTTCGTCGAGCTCAGCCGCTCGGGTGGCGCGACCGAGGGCGGTGCCCGCGTCTTCCGGGTCGCGCCGGCGAAGGTCCTCGCCTTCGGCGGCGGGCACGGCCAGACGAGGTACCGGTTCTGAGGCCGCTCAGAGCTTGCGCAGCAGCACGCGCCGGACGGAGTGGTCCGCCGACTTCTGCAGGACCAGGCGCGCGCGGGAGCGGGTCGGCGCGATGTTGTCCCGCAGGTTCGGCCCGTTGACGGCCGCCCAGATGCCCAGCGCCGTCTCCCGGGCCTGGTCGTCCGACAGCCCGGCGAAGCGGTGGAAGTACGCCGAGGTGTCGGCGAACGCGGTGCGCCGCAGCTCGAGGAACCGCTCGACGTACCACTGCTGGATGTCGGCCTCGGCGGCGTCGACGTAGACGGAGAAGTCGAAGAAGTCGGAGAGGAACACCTCGGGGGCGGTGCCGTCGGCCCGCCGGCCGGCCTGCAGCACGTTGAGGCCCTCCAGCACGAGGATGTCCGGCCGGTCGACCGCCTGCCGGGCTCCCGGGACGATGTCGTAGGACGAGTGGTCGTAGACCGGCGCGGAGGCCTCCGGGACGCCGGACTTCACGTCGGCGAGGAAGCGCAGCAGCGCCCGCCGGTCGTAGCTCTCCGGAAAGCCCTTGCGGCCGAGCAGCCCGCGCGACTCGAGCACGGCGTTGGGCAGCAGGAACCCGTCGGTGGTGACCAGGTCGACGCGCGGCGAGCCGGGGGAGGCGGCCAGGAGGGTCTGCAGCAGCCGCGCGGTGGTGCTCTTGCCGACGGCGACGCTGCCGGCGACGGCGATGACGTAGGGCACCTTCTCCGTCGAGTCGCCGAGGAAGGCGTGCTGGGCGGCCCACAGCCGCCGGCTGGCGGTGACGTGCAGATCGAGCAGGCGGGCCAGCGGGAGGTAGACCGTGGCCACCTCGTCGAGGTCGATGCGGTCGCCGAGGCTGGCCAGCGCGCGCAGCCCGGCCTCGTCGAGGGGCAGCGCGGAGCCGGCCGCGAGGGCTCGCCACGAGCCGCGATCGAACACCGCGTAGGGCGAGATCTGGGTGCGCGTCCCTGCCGTCACGGCGACCATGGTGCCGTCCGGGCACTCCGGGTCACCCGGGCGGGTGCCGTAGCGGCACCAGTTCGCACCGAACCCGACGGGCGCACGGCCCGCTGCGTACTGTTCCCGTGTGCCGACGCGACGAGGACTGCTCGACTGCATCGAGCGCTACTTCGCCGCCGCCCCGCTGCCCGAGTCGCGGATCGAGGCGGTCGGTGCGCTCGACGTACCCGTCGGCGACCCGGCCTGGCCGTACCCGGCCCGGGTGCGTCCCGGCGGGGGGCCGGTGAGCGCGGACGACGTCCGGACGGCGATCGCCCTCCAGGAGGGCGCCGGGATCCCGGTCGGCCTGGAGTGGATCGGCGAGCGCTCGCCCGAGCTGGCGGGGGTCGCCCGCTCGGCGGGGTTGACCGTCGACGAGCTGCCGCTGCTGGTCGCCGACAGCCCGGTGGAGCTGCTGCTGCCGTCCGAGGTCCGGCTGTACCTGGTCGGCGCCGACGACCCCGAGCTGCCCCGCTACGAGCAGGTCGCCTCGATCGCCTTCGCCCACCCCGGCGGGGTCCGCGACATCGGGTCGCTGCCGCCGGACACCTCGCCCGAGGCCGCCGCCCGCACCGCGACGCTGCGCGAGCGGATCGCCGCCGGGCGCACGGTGATGATGGTCGCCGTCGAGGACGACGAGCCGGTGGCCGTCGGCTCGCACCAGCCGGTGGACGTCGACGGCAGCGAGGTCTCGGAGATCGTCGGCGTCGCCACGCTGCCGCGGCTGCGGACCCGCGGACTGGGCGCGGGGCTGGCCTCGGCGCTCACCGCGCACGCCCTCGAGTCGGCCGACCTGGTGTTCCTCACCGCCGGCGACGACGACGTGGCCCGCGTCTACGAACGGGTCGGCTTCGCCCGCCTGGCGACCACCTTCGTCGCCGAACCCCCCGACGACACCCCCTGAACGCGGTTTCGCGCGCTTGACCGCGCGCGGTCAAGCGCGCGAAACCGCGGGGTCACGACTCGAAGGTGGCGACCAGGGTGCCGCGGGCCAGGGTGTGACCGAACAGGTTGAACCCGTGGAAGGCCGGCGACCCCTCCGCCGGCACGCCCAGGTCGTCGGTGTCCAGCGCGTGGACGACGAAGTAGTACCGGTGCGGACCGTGCCCGGCCGGCGGCGCCGCGCCGATGTAGCCGGCGAAGCCGCCGTCGTTGCGCAGCATGTACGCGCCCTCGGGCAGGTTCGCGCCGCCCTCCTCGCCGGCCCCGGCGGGCAGCTCGGTGACCGACGCCGGGATACCGGTGACGATCCAGTGCCAGAACCCGCTGGCCGTGGGCGCGTCCGGGTCGTAGCAGGTCACCGCGAAGCCGCGGGTGCCCTCCGGGAAGCCCGACCAGGATAGCTGGGGGGAGCGGTCCTCGCCGCCCTCGACGCCGAACCGGCCGCTGGCGTGCGGCATGGGCAGCGTCTCGCCCTCGCTGATGTCGGTGCTCGTCACGGCAAAGCTCGGCACCTGGGGCAGGAAGTCGTAGGGGTTGGGCGGCACGGGCCGGTCGGCCATGGAGAGCTCCCTCGGTCTCGGGCGGACGACGTCAACGCCTGCGACCCTAGGCCCCGCCGGACGACGGTGCAGCGCTCAACCAGTCAGGCTCCGTCAGCCAGTTCGTGCAGCCTGCCCTGCAGGAACGCCCGGTCGGCCGGATCGGCGGCCAGGAAGAGGGCGTGCCGGTAGTCGGCCACCGCCCCTGAACGGTCGCCGCTGCGCCGCCGCAGGTCGGCCCGGGCGGCGGGCAGCCACGGGTAGCGGGCCAGCGCCGGATCGGCCGCCACCTCCTCGATGGCGCGCAGGCCCGCCAGCGGCCCGTCGACCTCGGCGACGGCGACCGCGCGGTTGAGCGCCACCACCGGGGTCGGCCACTCGGCGAGCAGCGCGTCGTAGAGCCGCAGCACCTGCGGCCAGTCGGTGGCCGCGGCGTCCGGCGCGCGGGTGTGCTCGGCCGCGATCGCCGCCTGCAGGGTGAACCGGCCGGCCGGGTGGGGCATCAGCTCGCGCACCAGCGCCAGGCCCTCGGCGACCGCGGCCCGGTCCCAGCGGGCGCGGTCCTGGTCGGCCAGCAGCACCACCGACCCGTCGGGGGAGCGGCGGGCGGCGTCGCGGGCGCCGGTCAGCAGGGCGAGGGCGAGCAGCCCCCGGGCCTCCGTCTCCTCCGGCGCCAGGCGCACCAGCGCCCGGGCCAGGAGCAGCGCGCGGGCGGCGAGCCCGTCGTCGGCACCCGGTGACTCGTGCGCGCAGGTGAGCACCAGGTGGACGACGTCCAGCGCGCCGGCCACCCGCTCGTGCCGGTCGGCCGGCCCGGGCAGCCGCAGCGGGATCCCGGCGGTCGCGATCTTCTTCTTCGCCCGGGTGAGCCGGGCCGCGGTCGTCGGCTCCGAGGTGAGCATCACGCGGGCGACCTGCGCCGTCGGCACGCCGCACACGGCCCGCAGGGTCAGGGCGAGCCGTGCCTCGGGGGAGAGGGCGGGGTGGGTGCACAGCAGCACCAGCCGCAGCAGGTCCTCGCCCTCGTCGGTGGCCTCCCCGGGTGGGGACGACGGCGCGCCGTCCCGGGTGAGCCGCTCGACCTCACCGACGAGGGCGGGCAGCGCGCGCCGCTCGGTGGCCAGCCGGCGCAGCCGGTCGGTGGCCCGGTTGCGGGTGGCGGTGGTCAGCCACGCGGCGGGGTTGGCGGGCACGCCGTCGGTGCGCCAGGTGCGCAGGGCCGAGGCGAACGCGTCCTGCACGCACTCCTCGGCGGCGTCGAGGTCGCGCAGCACGCGCACCGTCGTCGCCACGAGCACCGGCCACTGCGCCCGGTGCGCCTGCTCCAGCGCCGTGCCGACGGCGTCCCCGCCGGGGGTCACTCCCCGAACTTCCAGATGGGCCGGACCTCGACCCCGCCCTGGCTGACCGGGCACTTCTTGGCCAGCTCGAGCGCCTGGTCGAGATCGCGGGCCTCGATCAGGTAGTAGCCGCCGAGGGCCTCCTTGGTCTCGGCGAACGGGCCGTCGGTGAGCAGGGGCTCGGCGTCGGCCGCGTCGCGGCGCAGCGTCGAGGCGGTCTGGGTGGACTGCAGGGCCTCACCGCCGAGGATCTGCGCGCCCTCGGCCGCGGCGACGGCCTCGGCGAACAGGCCGTGCCGGGCCATCTCGGCGGCGATCTCCTCGTCGCTCGGGGCGGCCCAGCGCGACTCGTCGTCGTACAGCAGGAACAGGTACTGCGGCATCTCACACCTCCGTGGCTCCGGCCGGGCTCTCCGGCCTGCACCTCAACGACGTGCGACGCCGCGTCGATCGACACGTCGCCGCGAATTTCTTCCCGGTAGCGTCCTCGCGTGCTCGGTCTCCCGGACTCGGTCCGCGCGTGCCTGTTCGATCTCGACGGCGTCCTGACCAGGACGGCGACGGTCCACTTCGCCGCCTGGAAGCGCACCTTCGACCAGTTCCTCCACGAGCGGGAGCCCGGCATGCCGGAGTTCACGCAACTGGACTACAACCGCTACGTCGACGGCCGGCCGCGGGCCGACGGCGTCCGCGGGTTCCTCGAGAGCCGCGGCATCCACCTGCCCGAGGGCAGCCCCGGCGACGACTGGGCGGCCGGCACCGTGCAGGCGATCGCCACCCGGAAGAACGACGCCGTGCTGCAGGAGCTGGAGGAGCACGGCATCGAGGTGTATCCCGGCTCGGTGCGCTACCTGCACGCGGTCAAGGAGGCGGGGCTGGCCACCGCCGTGGTGACCGCCTCGGCCAACGGCCAGCAGGTCATCACGGCCGCCGGCTTCGCCGACCTCATCGACGTCCGCGTCGACGGCATCGTCGCCGCCCGGGAGGGGCTGCGCGGCAAGCCGCACGCCGACACGTTCCTGGCCGGTGCCCGGGCGCTCGGGGTGGAGGCGGCGCAGGCCGTCGTCTTCGAGGACGCGCTGTCGGGCGTGGAGGCGGGGCGGGCCGGCGACTTCGGGTTCGTCGTCGGGGTGGACCGGGTCGGCCAGGCCGACCAGCTGAAGGAGCACGGCGCCGACGTCGTCGTGCAGGACCTCGCGGAGCTGCTGGAGGGCGAGAAGTGACCGAAGGGCGGGCCAGCTTCCCGATCGAGCCGTGGTCGCTGACCGAGGTCGGCCTCGACCACTCCTCGCTCGGCGTGCACGAGTCGGTGTTCGCGCTCGCCAACGGGCACATCGGCATGCGCGGGTCGTTCGAGGAGGGCGAGCCGGTCGTCGTCCCGGGCACCTACCTCAACGGCTTCTACGAGGAGCGCCCGCTGCCCTACGCCGAGGCCGGCTACGGCTTCCCCGAGTCGGGCCAGACGGTCGTCAACGTCACCGACGGCAAGCTCATCCGGCTGCTGGTGCGCGACTCCCCGCTGGACCTCAACTACGGCGAGATCATCGAGCACCGGCGCACCCTCGACCTGCGCGCCGGGGTGCTGCGGCGGCTGACCGAGTGGCGCGCGCCCAACGGCCGCGCCGTCCGGGTCACCTCCACCCGGCTGGTGTCCCTGGTCCGCCGGTCGATCGCGGCCATCGAGTACGAGGTCGAGTGCATCGACGACCAGGGCGACCTCTACATCGCCCTGCAGTCGGACCTGCTGGCCAACCAGACGCAGACCAGCTCCGGGCCCGAGGACCCGCGGGCCTCCGCCGAGCTGGGCCGGGCGCTGATCAACGAGATCACGGTCGGCCGCGGACGCCGGGCGGTGCTGGTCCACCGCACCCAGCGCAGCCGGCTGCGCGTGGCGGCCGGGATGGAGCACCAGGTCGAGGTGCCCGACACCAGCAGCGAGGACCTCGAGTACGGCGCCGATCTGGCCCGCTGGACGCTGGCCGCGCGCCTGCCGAAGGGCACCACGCTGCGGATCGTGAAGTTCCTGGCCTACGGCTGGTCCTCCCGCCGGTCGGCCGAGGCGGTCCGCGACCAGGTGGAGGCGTCGCTGGCCACCGCCAAGCTGGCCGGCTGGGAGCGGCTGCTGCGCGAGCAGCGGGAGCTGCTCGACCAGCACTGGGACGAGGCCGACGTGGAGATCGAGGGGGACGCCGAGCTGCAGCAGGCGGTGCGCGTGGGCATGTTCCACGTCCTGCAGGCGGGCCTGCGCGCCGAGCGCCAGCCGATCCCGGCCAAGGGGCTGACCGGCCCGGGCTACGACGGGCACACCTTCTGGGACACCGAGACCTACGTGCTGCCGGTGCTCACCTACACCGCGCCCGAGGCGGCCCGCGACTACCTGCGCTGGCGGCACTCGACGCTGGACAAGGCCCGCGACCGCGCCCGGGTGCTGGGGCTGCAGGGGGCGGCGTTCCCCTGGCGCACAATCCACGGGGAGGAGACCTCGGGCTACTGGCCGGCCGGCACGGCGGCCTTCCACATCAACGCCGACGTGGCCGACGCCGTCGTCCGCTACTGGCACGCCACGCTCGACGAGGATTTCGACCGCGACTTCGGCGCGGAGCTGCTGGTCGAGACCGCGCGGCTGTGGGCCTCGCTGGGCCACTTCGACAAGGAGCACGGCTTCCGCATCGACGGGGTGACCGGCCCCGACGAGTACACCGCCGTCGTCGACAACAACGTCTACACGAACCTGATGGCGCAGCGGAACCTGCGCGAGGCGGCCAACGCGGTGAAGCGCCAGCCCGACGTGGCCGGGCGGATGGACGTGTCCGACGCCGAGGTGGAGGAGTGGCTGCGGGCGGCATCGCTGATGGCGGTGCCCTACGACACCCAGCGCGGGGTGCACATGCAGTCCGACGCGTTCACCCACCACGAGGAGTGGGACTTCGCGAACACCCCGCAGGACAAGTACCCGCTGCTGCTGCACTACCCGTACTTCGACATCTACCGCAAGCAGGTGATCAAGCAGGCCGACCTGGTCATGGCCCTGCACCTGCGCGGCGACGCCTTCACCCTCGAGGAGAAGATCGCCGACTTCGCCTACTACGAGGCCCGCACGGTGCGCGACTCGTCGCTGTCGGCGGCCCAGCAGGCCGTCGTCGCCGCGGAGACCGGGCACCTGCAGCTCGCCCACGACTACTGGGGCGAGGCCGCGCTGACCGACCTGCAGAACCTGCACCACAACTCCGGGCACGGGCTGCACATCGCCTCGCTGGCCGGCGGCTGGACGGTCGCGGTCGCGGGCTTCGGCGGCATGCGCGACCACGAGGGGCAGCTGCAGTTCGCGCCGCGGCTGCCCGAGCGGATCACCCGGCTGAGGTTCCGCGTGGTCTACCAGGGCAGGACCCTGTCGGTGACCGTCGAGCCGACGCAGGCGACCTACCGCCTCCAGGACGGCGAGCCGCTCGACATCCGCCACCACGGCCGGCAGGTGACCGTCGACCACGAGGACCTCGAGCTGGAGATCCCGACCGCGCCGCAGGTC
Protein-coding regions in this window:
- a CDS encoding MerR family transcriptional regulator, with the translated sequence MSDQSNGSQGQLFSDAAVGAPAYDEVDNDHVGYRGPTACAAAGITYRQLDYWARTGLVAPSVRTATGSGTQRLYSFRDILVLKVVKRLLDTGVSLQNIRKAVDHLRNRGIKDLANVTLFSDGATVYECTSAEEVVDLLAGGQGVFGIAVSGALRELSGELAELPAERIDGGTVSPADDELSRRRRARAAV
- the gcvP gene encoding aminomethyl-transferring glycine dehydrogenase, producing the protein MTDRALPSLSELDPSGSFAARHIGSRPDETAEMLAVVGFDSLDALVDATVPEDVRDRTPLALPPAADEAAVLAQLRERAAANEVYTSMIGLGYHGTLTPAVIQRNILENPAWYTAYTPYQPEISQGRLEALLNFQTMVADLTGLPVAGASMLDEATAAAEAMTLVRRAGRAKADAVFVVDADTLPQTLAVLETRADPLGIRLHVADLSGGWPADLPEAGAFGVLLSYPGASGAVRDHRALAAAAHDAGAAVVVAADLLALTLLEAPGEWGADVAVGTTQRFGVPLGYGGPHAGYLSVRESMARQLPGRLVGVSVDADGDVAYRLALQTREQHIRREKATSNICTAQVLLAVMAGAYAVYHGAEGLTEIAARVHRSAQALAGWLTDGGLELVHAEYFDTLAVRVPGRAAEVVAAAAARRINLWQVDDDVVQVACDETTTPAVLRAVAESFGVAAGELPGGGADALPAQLRRTTPFLTHPVFTVHRSETELMRYLRALSDKDLALDRTMIPLGSCTMKLNSAVEMAAITWPEFAHLHPFAPAEQARGYRQLIDELCADLAEITGYAAVSVQPNAGSQGEFAGLLAIHRYHRSRGDEQRDVCLIPSSAHGTNAASAVMAGFRVVVVACDDAGNVDLGDLRAKIEQHAERLAAIMLTYPSTHGVFETEVQEICAAVHDAGGQVYVDGANLNAMVGLARPGRFGSDVSHLNLHKTFCIPHGGGGPGVGPIGVADHLVPFLPGHPLAETGGQGPAVSGAPWGSAGILPISWAYLRLMGPDGLKQATEHAILTANYVAARLREHFPVLYTGATGLVAHECILDIRPLTKATGITNDDIAKRLIDFGFHAPTMSFPVAGTLMVEPTESEDKGEIDRFVEAMATIRAEIEKVATGEYDRGDNPLRNAPHTLAMVAGEWERPYPRSVAVHPVPGLVGRSYLSPVRRIDQAYGDRHLVCACPSPEAFAEPDPAEVAADLDGGRTPSRAESAPDDRGTTEDVVRV
- a CDS encoding DUF5999 family protein gives rise to the protein MCSHLIPCPDADSENRDLAVVLVSHPEQGWRLLCNGVVLFDDDGELLPDGRSVPDHHTWQAPVLA
- a CDS encoding pyridoxamine 5'-phosphate oxidase family protein; the encoded protein is MTTTIGEIDPRYGDASATAPPWSQIERRLTDAQLYWIVTVRADGRPHAVPLVGGVARRGLRLLHRRRGAEAPQPRGEPARGRDDGHHRRRRVDSGTEVVVEGTAVRVTDHPALQELADAWAAKYGDDWRFEVRGEEFVELSRSGGATEGGARVFRVAPAKVLAFGGGHGQTRYRF
- the coaA gene encoding type I pantothenate kinase; the protein is MVAVTAGTRTQISPYAVFDRGSWRALAAGSALPLDEAGLRALASLGDRIDLDEVATVYLPLARLLDLHVTASRRLWAAQHAFLGDSTEKVPYVIAVAGSVAVGKSTTARLLQTLLAASPGSPRVDLVTTDGFLLPNAVLESRGLLGRKGFPESYDRRALLRFLADVKSGVPEASAPVYDHSSYDIVPGARQAVDRPDILVLEGLNVLQAGRRADGTAPEVFLSDFFDFSVYVDAAEADIQQWYVERFLELRRTAFADTSAYFHRFAGLSDDQARETALGIWAAVNGPNLRDNIAPTRSRARLVLQKSADHSVRRVLLRKL
- a CDS encoding GNAT family N-acetyltransferase, whose protein sequence is MPTRRGLLDCIERYFAAAPLPESRIEAVGALDVPVGDPAWPYPARVRPGGGPVSADDVRTAIALQEGAGIPVGLEWIGERSPELAGVARSAGLTVDELPLLVADSPVELLLPSEVRLYLVGADDPELPRYEQVASIAFAHPGGVRDIGSLPPDTSPEAAARTATLRERIAAGRTVMMVAVEDDEPVAVGSHQPVDVDGSEVSEIVGVATLPRLRTRGLGAGLASALTAHALESADLVFLTAGDDDVARVYERVGFARLATTFVAEPPDDTP
- a CDS encoding YbhB/YbcL family Raf kinase inhibitor-like protein, with the protein product MADRPVPPNPYDFLPQVPSFAVTSTDISEGETLPMPHASGRFGVEGGEDRSPQLSWSGFPEGTRGFAVTCYDPDAPTASGFWHWIVTGIPASVTELPAGAGEEGGANLPEGAYMLRNDGGFAGYIGAAPPAGHGPHRYYFVVHALDTDDLGVPAEGSPAFHGFNLFGHTLARGTLVATFES
- a CDS encoding RNA polymerase sigma factor; translated protein: MTPGGDAVGTALEQAHRAQWPVLVATTVRVLRDLDAAEECVQDAFASALRTWRTDGVPANPAAWLTTATRNRATDRLRRLATERRALPALVGEVERLTRDGAPSSPPGEATDEGEDLLRLVLLCTHPALSPEARLALTLRAVCGVPTAQVARVMLTSEPTTAARLTRAKKKIATAGIPLRLPGPADRHERVAGALDVVHLVLTCAHESPGADDGLAARALLLARALVRLAPEETEARGLLALALLTGARDAARRSPDGSVVLLADQDRARWDRAAVAEGLALVRELMPHPAGRFTLQAAIAAEHTRAPDAAATDWPQVLRLYDALLAEWPTPVVALNRAVAVAEVDGPLAGLRAIEEVAADPALARYPWLPAARADLRRRSGDRSGAVADYRHALFLAADPADRAFLQGRLHELADGA
- a CDS encoding YciI family protein translates to MPQYLFLLYDDESRWAAPSDEEIAAEMARHGLFAEAVAAAEGAQILGGEALQSTQTASTLRRDAADAEPLLTDGPFAETKEALGGYYLIEARDLDQALELAKKCPVSQGGVEVRPIWKFGE
- a CDS encoding HAD family hydrolase, which gives rise to MLGLPDSVRACLFDLDGVLTRTATVHFAAWKRTFDQFLHEREPGMPEFTQLDYNRYVDGRPRADGVRGFLESRGIHLPEGSPGDDWAAGTVQAIATRKNDAVLQELEEHGIEVYPGSVRYLHAVKEAGLATAVVTASANGQQVITAAGFADLIDVRVDGIVAAREGLRGKPHADTFLAGARALGVEAAQAVVFEDALSGVEAGRAGDFGFVVGVDRVGQADQLKEHGADVVVQDLAELLEGEK